The DNA segment TGAATTGGTATTAAAACCCCGGTTGATTCGGAAAACCGGGGTTTACTTAATCGGTGCAATTTTTGTTGAAAGTTGGGGAAATCTCCCTTGTTTTTCGTCAGGCTTAATTTTTCATGCCTAACTGAAATACTTGCCCGATTAAGGCTAAACTTTCTTCAAACAGTGACTCACGTCCCCAGCGTTGTACCTGTTGACTGAGTAAAGCTTCTGCTTTTTGTTCCGATAAGGAACTCACTTGTTGAAAAAGACCTGCTGCTTGAGCGCCACCGTGGGTTTCCATCCGCATACAACCACCGGTTTCTGAGCAGATGACTGTACCACAATTCGCTTGGGGATTGGTTGAACTGAGGCGCAAGGCAATTACATCGCCCACAATATCACCCACATCCGCAACTGGAACCCCTGCCAACTCAGCTTCTACTCGCTTTTGGTCTTGGTTAACAAAGTGAATGCGCGTAATATCATAGTCTCCGCTATCCTTTTGATAGGAAATGGGTTGCCATTGCAGGCGACTGGCTAACCAACCCAAAAATAATAATGCTTGAGCTGGGTTGCCTTTTTCGTAATCAATTGTCACCCGGTCAATGTCTCCCAAGGCGGCGCGACGGTCGGGAGAATCGTAAGCTTCGGCTGTCAACTCTTGCCATGCAGCCAGCCTACGCCAGTTTAAATCAGCTAGAGGTACGCCTGTTTCTACTAACTTTTGCAGGCTGAGTAAATCGCTTTCTGGCTCGTTGAAGTTGCAAGAGTCAACAATCACGTTGTTGCAAACTGCTGCCAATCGTTTAAATAAGATGTTGTTGGGGTCTGGTGTAGCCTTCCACCAGAGGAATTTTGGCAAGCCACCAATCAACAATGCGGGAATCATGCCGCCAATTCTTTCCAAAGCGGTTGCTGTACCACTGAGAGTGATGTATTCACAGCAGATGAGTGTACTGGAAGATTGTTTTTGAATTGGGCAGTAGGCAGAAACTTGCGCCTTTACCCCTTCATCTTCGCCAACAATGGGAAACAGGGCAATAATTCGGCAAGGGTTGCGGAGGGCGATTTCATCAGCAATTCTGGGGCTGGTGCTACTGCTGTAAGCATAGGAAGTACTGCCATTAGCATCACCATTAGCAGAATTGCCTTGGCGTTTAACAAATTCTTCCCGCAGTTTAGCTATGGTTTCCGG comes from the Nostoc sp. PCC 7120 = FACHB-418 genome and includes:
- the opcA gene encoding glucose-6-phosphate dehydrogenase assembly protein OpcA — translated: MTSQAPTIFSLQAPKDISLNEIEAELNQIWQSYGITGEDGALPAATRATTFTLVVYEPEETQYLLASLGFYNGPIDGILGPQTETALRQVQIKYALPETGTATPETIAKLREEFVKRQGNSANGDANGSTSYAYSSSTSPRIADEIALRNPCRIIALFPIVGEDEGVKAQVSAYCPIQKQSSSTLICCEYITLSGTATALERIGGMIPALLIGGLPKFLWWKATPDPNNILFKRLAAVCNNVIVDSCNFNEPESDLLSLQKLVETGVPLADLNWRRLAAWQELTAEAYDSPDRRAALGDIDRVTIDYEKGNPAQALLFLGWLASRLQWQPISYQKDSGDYDITRIHFVNQDQKRVEAELAGVPVADVGDIVGDVIALRLSSTNPQANCGTVICSETGGCMRMETHGGAQAAGLFQQVSSLSEQKAEALLSQQVQRWGRESLFEESLALIGQVFQLGMKN